A stretch of the Poseidonibacter parvus genome encodes the following:
- a CDS encoding DUF420 domain-containing protein has translation MTITIIIVFEIGLRISGGFLEYSKASNISYTFMLSFLIIHIIIAIIALISWVYLFITFIKLYRNKQLEQIKSSNHKKLGKLIFLGLTISSLMGVCIYLFLFLF, from the coding sequence ATTACTATTACTATTATAATTGTTTTTGAAATTGGACTTAGAATTTCTGGTGGCTTTTTAGAGTACTCAAAAGCTAGTAATATTTCATATACCTTTATGCTATCTTTTTTAATTATTCATATAATTATTGCTATTATTGCTTTAATTTCATGGGTGTATTTATTTATTACCTTTATTAAACTATACAGAAACAAGCAATTAGAACAGATTAAAAGCTCAAATCATAAAAAATTAGGTAAGTTAATATTTCTAGGACTTACGATCAGTTCATTAATGGGAGTATGTATTTATCTATTTTTATTTTTATTTTAA
- a CDS encoding chloride channel protein: MKKHFLEQSIIFFSVSKWLIISTIIGIVIGAIVTFFVTVLQYSEDSRDLLGFKYYYLLPFALMLTIWLTKTFAPNAKGHGTEKVIEAIHKKHGKIDILIIPVKLIATVLTIFAGGSAGKEGPAAQIGAGAASLIADIFRFSKEHRKKIVICGISAGFAAVFGTPISGAIFGVEVLIVGIIMYDVLLPSFIAGFAAFSTAQFLGLNYTYFDMRFSQAIPLELTLISQVVLAGLFFGIIADFFITFLKTTGKSIQSFKMNAYLKAFLGGTFLIVLSFFFGEQYFGLGLETVNSTFFSDQSVVEEIPWYAFVLKTIFTSITLGVGGSGGVLTPLFFVGATSGNLFGSLMGDHIAFFSAIGFVSLLAGATNAPIAAIIMAVELFGLEIAPYAAISVVITFLITGHRSVFPSQILKMKKSEMLDISMGEDMDHSSANVRAEDKQKFKDLKQRLRSKSKNTNKRLPK; the protein is encoded by the coding sequence ATGAAAAAACACTTCCTCGAACAATCAATTATCTTTTTCTCAGTTAGTAAATGGCTTATTATCTCAACAATCATAGGTATAGTAATAGGTGCAATAGTTACTTTTTTTGTGACAGTCTTACAGTATTCAGAAGACTCAAGAGATTTACTAGGCTTTAAATACTACTATTTATTGCCCTTTGCTTTAATGCTTACCATATGGCTTACAAAAACTTTTGCTCCAAATGCAAAAGGTCATGGAACAGAAAAAGTAATAGAAGCAATTCATAAAAAACATGGAAAAATAGATATTTTAATAATACCTGTGAAATTAATAGCCACTGTTCTTACAATTTTTGCAGGAGGTTCAGCAGGGAAAGAAGGACCAGCTGCACAAATAGGTGCTGGTGCTGCTTCTTTAATAGCCGATATTTTTAGATTTTCAAAAGAGCATAGAAAAAAAATTGTAATTTGTGGGATAAGCGCAGGTTTTGCAGCAGTTTTTGGAACACCAATTTCAGGTGCTATTTTTGGTGTTGAAGTATTAATTGTTGGAATTATTATGTATGATGTACTACTTCCTTCTTTTATAGCGGGCTTTGCAGCTTTTTCTACGGCACAATTTCTTGGTTTAAACTATACATATTTTGATATGAGATTTTCACAAGCTATTCCACTTGAACTTACACTTATTAGTCAAGTTGTACTTGCTGGTTTATTTTTTGGAATTATTGCAGATTTCTTTATTACTTTTTTAAAAACTACAGGAAAGTCTATTCAATCATTTAAAATGAATGCTTACTTAAAAGCTTTTCTAGGCGGAACATTTTTAATTGTATTATCTTTTTTCTTTGGTGAACAGTATTTTGGTTTAGGATTAGAAACTGTAAATAGTACATTCTTTTCAGATCAGAGTGTAGTAGAAGAGATACCTTGGTATGCATTTGTTTTAAAAACTATATTTACATCAATTACTCTTGGAGTTGGTGGAAGTGGAGGAGTTTTAACACCTTTATTTTTTGTAGGTGCAACTAGTGGGAATTTATTTGGTTCTTTAATGGGTGATCATATTGCATTCTTTTCAGCTATTGGTTTTGTAAGTTTACTAGCAGGTGCTACAAATGCGCCAATAGCTGCTATTATTATGGCAGTTGAACTTTTTGGACTTGAAATTGCTCCTTATGCCGCAATTTCTGTTGTAATTACTTTTTTAATTACAGGACATAGAAGTGTTTTTCCATCTCAAATATTAAAAATGAAAAAAAGTGAAATGCTTGATATTTCAATGGGTGAAGATATGGATCATTCTTCTGCAAATGTACGAGCTGAAGATAAACAAAAGTTCAAAGATTTAAAACAAAGATTAAGAAGTAAAAGTAAAAATACAAATAAAAGGTTACCAAAATGA
- a CDS encoding multiheme c-type cytochrome, producing MKLFNIKILIILIFITGVLQMDIFNIQWKYLTDISIIHAFTSILFSIFYIIPFVNKHAYKYIVIKKVNSKIGWILGFVLLLTTLSGFYLFFIGNTGGNILGIYSFNIHLYSSFILLAFLFYHTKNPKKNKLVLLFMVGISITFINPTPSYSLEQEYKTKLVSFELEDGKTMYHSEDWTNSTKCKSCHSEIFNQWADSNHKNLVDSNPYYMVMENLAGELEGHEFRQWCMSCHNPSGITTGLTKSSHYMNENSLANTLFDKGAKTLINNYKQHGNSRLEEGVSCLTCHRISDASSKGNASYKLDLTNRKKYPFEDEEGTLGSYLGKKFINAKPNVHKESYMKPLYKKSAYCASCHDETSPTTGKQIVSTFKEWEESPYNNLADKTKHKSCIDCHMTNLENDKFTPLVGTSTKGGVLKKDVKVHYFSGSNHFLSGLKSKKHENQTLQLLRTAAKLDASVKDTILEVGVTNIGAGHHLPTGVADFRELWLDITVKDSKNKVIFSSGKLKKDGNLGKDARPYMKVFADENAKEVGLAFWRYKILLRDTRIKAKERRLEKYELPKNLSFPLNVEVKLNFRIYPQWVTNIVQKSYPALPNPPIVIIEELNIRAYGR from the coding sequence ATGAAACTATTTAATATCAAAATACTAATTATTCTAATTTTTATTACAGGTGTCTTACAAATGGATATTTTTAATATCCAATGGAAATATTTAACAGATATATCTATTATCCATGCTTTTACTTCTATATTATTTTCAATATTTTATATTATTCCTTTTGTGAATAAACACGCTTACAAATATATAGTAATAAAAAAAGTAAATAGTAAGATTGGTTGGATTTTAGGTTTTGTTCTACTCTTAACTACCTTAAGTGGTTTTTATTTGTTCTTTATTGGAAATACAGGTGGAAATATATTAGGAATTTACTCATTTAATATTCACCTATATTCATCTTTTATTCTTCTTGCATTTTTATTTTATCATACAAAAAATCCTAAGAAAAACAAACTTGTATTATTGTTTATGGTAGGTATATCTATTACATTTATTAATCCAACACCTTCTTATTCTTTAGAACAAGAATATAAAACAAAACTTGTCTCTTTTGAACTTGAAGATGGTAAAACTATGTATCATAGTGAGGATTGGACAAACTCTACAAAATGTAAATCATGTCATAGTGAAATATTTAATCAATGGGCAGATTCAAATCATAAAAATCTTGTAGACTCAAATCCATACTATATGGTTATGGAAAATCTAGCAGGAGAACTTGAAGGTCATGAGTTTAGGCAATGGTGTATGTCTTGTCACAATCCAAGTGGTATTACAACAGGATTGACTAAGTCTTCACATTATATGAATGAAAACTCTTTAGCAAATACTCTTTTTGATAAAGGGGCTAAAACATTAATAAATAATTATAAACAACATGGCAATTCAAGACTAGAAGAAGGAGTATCTTGTCTTACTTGCCATAGAATAAGTGATGCAAGTTCAAAAGGAAATGCTTCTTATAAATTGGACTTAACAAATAGAAAAAAATATCCTTTTGAAGATGAAGAAGGAACACTTGGCTCATATTTAGGTAAAAAGTTTATAAATGCAAAGCCAAATGTACATAAAGAAAGCTATATGAAACCTCTTTATAAAAAAAGTGCATACTGTGCTTCTTGTCATGATGAAACATCACCAACAACAGGAAAACAAATAGTATCAACATTTAAAGAGTGGGAAGAATCGCCTTATAATAATCTTGCAGATAAAACAAAACACAAATCATGTATAGACTGTCATATGACAAACCTAGAAAATGATAAGTTCACACCACTTGTAGGCACATCAACTAAAGGAGGAGTTCTTAAAAAAGATGTAAAAGTACACTATTTTTCTGGTTCAAATCACTTTTTATCAGGTTTAAAAAGTAAAAAACATGAAAACCAAACACTTCAACTTTTAAGAACTGCTGCAAAGCTTGATGCTAGTGTTAAAGATACTATTTTAGAAGTTGGAGTTACAAATATAGGTGCAGGACATCATTTGCCAACGGGCGTTGCAGATTTTAGAGAATTATGGTTAGATATTACAGTAAAAGATTCAAAAAATAAAGTTATATTTTCAAGTGGTAAATTAAAAAAAGATGGAAATCTAGGTAAAGATGCTAGACCTTATATGAAAGTATTTGCAGATGAAAATGCTAAAGAAGTTGGTTTAGCATTTTGGAGATATAAAATATTATTAAGAGATACAAGAATAAAAGCAAAAGAAAGAAGACTAGAAAAGTATGAACTCCCTAAAAATCTATCTTTTCCTTTAAATGTAGAAGTAAAACTGAACTTTAGAATATATCCACAATGGGTAACAAATATAGTACAAAAATCTTATCCAGCACTTCCAAATCCTCCTATTGTAATAATAGAAGAATTAAATATAAGAGCTTATGGTCGATAA
- the thiI gene encoding tRNA uracil 4-sulfurtransferase ThiI, producing the protein MEKPEVKTQKFIIKFFPEIMIKGSKAKRQMINQLYNNLKKMLTKIDEDISIKKFHDKIEVVCLVDFVTEIRQILLQTPGAQLVLEALQFDNITTIDQMKVIVNDVTKDQVIGKTFVVRVKRSGTHSFKSTEIEKTIGGYMLAHNDTKGVSLREAEATINVELFDNQLNIITLKHKGLGGFPIGTQGDVLSLMSGGFDSTVASYLTMKRGIKTHFIFFNLGGVAHEIGVKQVALYLWNKFGSSHNITFISVPFDDVVTEIFRSTSDSYMGITLKRLMIKASEKIADDMGIDALLTGESVAQVSSQTLRNLALIDQVTNKLILRPLATMNKTDIMDIANDIGTRRFAETMPEYCGVISKNPNTHGSFKRLEEEARKFDYIVLDKAVENAVSLRVHEIEDDISDIGQIETVSDLSSAEYTVIDIRQSDDCIETSAETIKIPFYKLKSEFKNLPQNKEYLFYCDKGILSQLHAQYLRDAENFTNIRVYRP; encoded by the coding sequence ATGGAAAAACCCGAAGTTAAAACACAAAAATTCATAATTAAATTTTTCCCCGAAATTATGATAAAAGGTAGTAAAGCTAAGAGACAGATGATTAATCAGCTTTACAATAATCTTAAAAAGATGCTAACAAAAATTGATGAAGATATATCAATAAAAAAATTTCATGATAAGATTGAAGTTGTATGTTTAGTAGATTTTGTAACAGAAATTAGACAAATACTATTACAAACTCCAGGTGCTCAGCTTGTATTAGAAGCATTACAGTTTGATAATATCACAACAATAGATCAAATGAAAGTTATAGTTAATGATGTAACAAAAGATCAAGTTATTGGTAAAACTTTTGTTGTTAGAGTAAAGCGTTCAGGAACTCATAGTTTTAAATCAACAGAGATCGAAAAAACTATTGGCGGATATATGTTGGCTCATAATGATACAAAAGGAGTGAGTTTAAGAGAAGCAGAAGCTACAATAAACGTAGAACTTTTTGATAATCAATTAAATATTATCACATTAAAGCATAAAGGTTTAGGTGGTTTTCCAATAGGAACTCAAGGAGATGTATTATCTTTAATGTCTGGTGGATTTGATTCTACAGTAGCTTCTTATCTTACAATGAAAAGAGGAATTAAAACTCATTTTATTTTCTTTAATCTTGGTGGTGTTGCACATGAAATTGGTGTAAAGCAAGTTGCCTTATATCTTTGGAATAAATTTGGCTCATCTCATAATATTACATTTATATCCGTTCCTTTTGATGATGTAGTTACTGAGATATTTAGATCTACATCAGATTCGTACATGGGTATTACACTTAAAAGATTAATGATTAAAGCTTCTGAAAAAATTGCAGACGATATGGGAATTGATGCCTTACTTACAGGTGAGAGTGTGGCTCAAGTATCTAGTCAAACATTAAGAAACTTAGCTTTAATTGATCAAGTTACAAACAAATTAATTTTAAGACCCTTAGCTACTATGAATAAAACTGATATTATGGATATTGCAAATGATATTGGTACTAGAAGATTTGCAGAAACAATGCCTGAATATTGTGGTGTAATTTCAAAAAATCCAAATACTCATGGTTCATTTAAAAGATTAGAAGAAGAAGCAAGAAAGTTTGATTACATAGTATTAGATAAAGCTGTAGAAAATGCAGTAAGTTTAAGAGTTCATGAAATCGAAGATGATATTTCTGATATTGGACAAATAGAAACTGTTAGTGATTTAAGTAGTGCAGAGTACACAGTTATTGATATTAGACAAAGTGATGATTGTATTGAAACTTCTGCTGAAACTATTAAAATTCCATTTTATAAATTAAAAAGTGAATTTAAAAACCTTCCACAAAATAAAGAGTATTTATTTTACTGTGATAAAGGTATTTTAAGCCAGTTACATGCTCAATATCTAAGAGATGCAGAGAACTTTACAAACATAAGAGTTTATCGACCATAA
- the msrA gene encoding peptide-methionine (S)-S-oxide reductase MsrA, giving the protein MKINKYAVIIALGLLAFISTNFSKEVVVPQNKNIDYTKMKTAHFAGGCFWGVEHLFEKQAGVKDVISGYMGGHKENPDYYGVIKGDTGHVETVEVIYDPSEISYESLAKLFFEIHDSTQKNGQGPDIGSQYLSVVFYNNEEEKKITEKLIDILKSKGIDVATTLKSTKDTPFYAAEGYHQNYYIRTGKSPYCHVYKKIFD; this is encoded by the coding sequence ATGAAGATTAATAAATATGCAGTAATTATAGCTCTTGGTCTATTAGCGTTTATCTCTACAAATTTTAGTAAAGAAGTTGTAGTTCCACAAAATAAAAACATTGACTATACAAAAATGAAGACTGCACATTTTGCAGGTGGTTGTTTTTGGGGAGTTGAACACTTATTTGAAAAACAAGCAGGTGTAAAAGATGTAATTAGTGGATATATGGGTGGTCATAAAGAAAACCCTGATTATTATGGTGTAATAAAAGGTGATACAGGACATGTTGAAACTGTTGAAGTTATATATGACCCTAGTGAAATTTCTTATGAAAGTTTAGCAAAGCTATTTTTTGAAATACATGACTCAACACAAAAAAATGGACAAGGTCCAGATATTGGAAGTCAGTATTTGTCTGTAGTATTTTATAATAATGAAGAAGAAAAGAAAATAACAGAAAAACTAATTGATATTTTAAAATCAAAAGGTATAGATGTGGCAACTACACTTAAAAGTACAAAAGACACTCCTTTTTATGCAGCAGAAGGATATCATCAAAACTATTATATAAGAACTGGAAAAAGTCCTTATTGTCATGTTTATAAAAAGATTTTTGACTAA
- a CDS encoding MFS transporter: MKNIKKLTMLTLLLIAMTTSMSNVAIVTALPHLKEYFTDIANIEFYSRLMLTIPSLVIAILAPFLGHLIFKYGKKRAVIIALSAFSITGSAGLYLQDIEMLLFSRALFGVCVATLMIVSTSLIGDYFKEQDRHKFMGYQSAFMALGGVVFVIGGGVLSDISWRYSFGIYLIGFLLVPLAITQLKEVIVKDEKDEDIEINSNMFYIYFLAFFYMLIFFILPTQIPFLLIETFKASGSFAGTIIAIAFLCNALGAITFSKLKQKFSFSIIYIIGLAIIGIGFAGVGFVNHTYYFFLTSPLLGFGGGLMMTNITAWMLSRTSAKKRVKTSGYFTSAIFLGQFSSPIIFHWPVDFLGVQHFFLAIGISLLIIVFSSFIYIKIK; the protein is encoded by the coding sequence ATGAAAAATATCAAAAAACTTACAATGCTTACTTTATTACTAATTGCAATGACAACATCAATGTCAAATGTTGCAATAGTAACAGCCTTACCTCATCTAAAAGAGTACTTTACAGATATAGCAAATATTGAATTTTACTCAAGGCTTATGTTAACAATTCCTTCTCTTGTTATTGCTATATTAGCACCTTTTCTTGGACATTTAATTTTTAAGTATGGAAAGAAGCGTGCTGTTATTATCGCACTTAGTGCTTTTTCTATAACAGGAAGTGCAGGATTATATTTACAAGATATCGAAATGCTTTTATTTTCAAGGGCCTTATTTGGTGTATGTGTAGCAACGTTAATGATTGTATCAACTTCTCTTATTGGGGATTATTTTAAAGAACAAGATAGACACAAGTTTATGGGGTATCAAAGTGCTTTTATGGCTTTAGGTGGAGTTGTATTTGTAATAGGCGGTGGAGTTTTATCTGATATTTCTTGGCGTTACTCTTTTGGTATATACTTAATTGGTTTTTTACTTGTTCCTCTTGCTATTACACAACTTAAAGAAGTTATAGTAAAAGATGAGAAAGATGAAGATATTGAAATTAATTCTAATATGTTTTATATATATTTTCTTGCTTTTTTTTATATGTTGATTTTCTTTATACTACCTACTCAAATTCCATTTTTATTAATTGAAACATTTAAAGCTAGTGGAAGTTTTGCTGGAACTATTATTGCAATTGCTTTTTTATGTAATGCTTTGGGAGCTATTACTTTTTCAAAGTTAAAACAAAAGTTTTCATTCTCTATAATTTACATTATAGGTTTAGCAATTATTGGTATTGGATTTGCAGGTGTTGGTTTTGTAAATCATACTTACTATTTCTTTTTAACAAGTCCATTACTTGGCTTTGGTGGTGGTTTGATGATGACAAATATAACTGCTTGGATGTTAAGTCGTACAAGTGCAAAAAAAAGAGTCAAAACTTCTGGATATTTCACAAGTGCAATTTTTTTAGGACAGTTTAGTTCACCTATTATATTTCATTGGCCTGTTGATTTTTTAGGTGTACAGCATTTCTTTTTAGCTATTGGTATATCATTACTTATTATTGTTTTTTCATCTTTTATATATATCAAAATAAAATAG
- a CDS encoding DsrE family protein, producing the protein MIKEEQNTAKILWTTDNKDTAINMICLYAHNAKLKGWIQNVQILVWGASQTLISQDKELQDKIQEMIKDGVEVIACKKCAEDLGVSDTLQACDMQVYYTGELLSSWVKEGNSIISV; encoded by the coding sequence ATGATTAAAGAAGAACAAAATACAGCAAAAATTTTATGGACAACAGACAATAAAGATACAGCAATAAACATGATATGTTTATATGCACATAATGCAAAACTAAAAGGTTGGATACAAAATGTTCAAATACTTGTTTGGGGTGCTTCTCAAACACTAATAAGTCAAGATAAAGAATTACAAGACAAAATCCAAGAAATGATTAAAGATGGTGTTGAAGTAATAGCTTGTAAAAAGTGTGCAGAAGATTTAGGTGTTAGTGATACTTTACAAGCTTGTGATATGCAAGTATATTACACAGGTGAGTTATTAAGCTCATGGGTAAAAGAAGGTAATAGTATTATCTCTGTATAA
- a CDS encoding DUF3817 domain-containing protein, translating into MLKTAFGRFRLISIIEGLSYLLLVFVAMPIKYLGDNPYPVKIVGMGHGVLFILFCMALFHVMVKCKWDKGLGFQLFVYSLIPFGFIIIENVIKKQNKD; encoded by the coding sequence ATGTTAAAAACAGCATTTGGAAGATTTAGACTTATTTCAATAATAGAAGGTCTTTCATATTTATTATTAGTATTTGTTGCAATGCCTATTAAGTATTTAGGCGATAATCCATATCCCGTAAAAATAGTTGGAATGGGACATGGTGTATTATTTATATTATTTTGTATGGCACTTTTTCATGTAATGGTTAAATGTAAATGGGACAAAGGTTTAGGATTTCAATTATTTGTTTATTCATTAATTCCATTTGGTTTTATCATAATTGAAAATGTAATTAAAAAACAAAATAAAGATTAA
- a CDS encoding cytochrome-c peroxidase, with the protein MKIFMRILLFAFVVISILLSLPSLLKQRDFPSYNDDSLRKTAIKKGLKSIPKSYEEYLEKYEQNTILNKEKIALGKELFFNPNLSLNKKTSCTTCHMISKEENSITKEEQVLIDTNNCVRCHLKDESGTDRFSSSLGDNNTLNPHHLNTITILNSSLAKTFTWSGEVKILKEQIINSIKSTHKLNISAEELEKRFDYNYEEIIDAIEAYIKTLLTRSSFDEFLEGDNNAINKQAKQGLVNFMNFGCSGCHTGRSVGGQSVQRFPLRNFAGIHDLRPNLGPAPDFEIIDNTFPFENKGEYKGRANTSFFRVPILRNVTKTSPYFHNGSVDKIRKAVEIMGRHQVGINLTNTQIDDIVAFLKTLEGNVIKQSKKEIK; encoded by the coding sequence ATGAAAATATTTATGAGAATATTGTTATTTGCATTTGTTGTAATATCAATACTATTATCACTTCCTTCACTTCTTAAACAAAGAGATTTTCCCTCATACAACGACGATTCATTAAGAAAAACAGCTATAAAAAAAGGACTTAAATCAATTCCTAAATCTTATGAAGAGTATTTAGAAAAATATGAACAAAATACTATTTTAAATAAAGAAAAAATAGCTTTAGGAAAAGAGTTATTTTTTAATCCTAATCTTTCACTAAATAAAAAAACTTCTTGTACTACTTGTCATATGATTAGTAAAGAAGAAAATAGTATAACAAAAGAAGAGCAAGTATTAATAGATACAAATAATTGCGTAAGATGCCATTTAAAAGACGAAAGCGGTACAGATAGATTTTCTTCCTCTCTAGGAGATAACAATACTTTAAATCCTCACCATCTAAATACTATAACTATTTTAAACTCATCACTTGCAAAAACTTTTACATGGAGCGGCGAAGTAAAAATATTAAAAGAACAAATCATAAACTCAATTAAATCAACACATAAATTAAATATATCAGCAGAAGAACTAGAAAAAAGATTTGATTACAACTATGAAGAAATAATTGATGCAATAGAAGCTTATATCAAAACACTTTTGACAAGAAGTAGTTTTGATGAGTTTTTAGAAGGTGACAATAATGCAATTAATAAGCAGGCAAAACAAGGCTTAGTAAATTTTATGAACTTTGGGTGTAGTGGTTGTCATACGGGAAGAAGTGTAGGAGGACAAAGTGTTCAAAGGTTTCCTTTAAGAAACTTTGCTGGTATTCATGATTTAAGACCTAATCTTGGTCCTGCTCCTGATTTTGAAATAATTGATAATACTTTTCCTTTTGAAAATAAAGGAGAATATAAAGGAAGAGCAAATACAAGCTTTTTTAGGGTTCCTATTTTAAGGAACGTTACAAAAACGTCTCCATATTTTCATAATGGTTCAGTTGATAAAATAAGAAAAGCAGTAGAAATAATGGGAAGGCATCAAGTAGGAATAAATCTTACAAATACACAAATAGATGATATTGTAGCTTTTTTGAAGACCTTAGAGGGGAATGTAATTAAACAATCAAAGAAGGAAATTAAATAA
- a CDS encoding YgaP family membrane protein, with protein MNFFEKMRMVCRPFRIVLGLVLIAVGFFTGNAWFYLGVLPLIAGLANFCPACIISKKCDLEKKED; from the coding sequence ATGAATTTTTTCGAAAAGATGAGAATGGTATGTAGACCATTTAGAATTGTTTTAGGACTTGTGCTAATTGCAGTAGGATTTTTTACAGGCAATGCATGGTTTTATTTAGGGGTACTTCCTTTAATTGCAGGATTAGCTAACTTTTGCCCTGCTTGCATTATCTCTAAGAAATGTGATTTAGAAAAGAAAGAAGATTAA
- a CDS encoding TIGR00341 family protein, which yields MYKKVYLITQEEDKSNIEDIVANIKEKYNSEILEIQANQMFDIDDKNKNSLYLLYLDDTNIKQFFKKYLNSNISIGILPNDKCSIAVKNYAISKDLDEAIEDAFNIELLSSIDILKCNEEIAFTRISIGDMHGMNRLDYNKNTRIDKIKIFLKNLKEISFRSYTLTTSKDHSIQTAASGITVLEHTSAISEDSAIRDELSIHDGKLNAYILAPTSLISYIWYLISIFFYQKISLISLPKSLGFIKTTKLTVTSDKDLGYKIDNMDFYEARTIELEVVQDCINIHLGRPLLDIVKKDEKQLEEKDEIKINSLPKAELSSILIGGKLPLFKKASDDEFKDLLVSLKDSASFSYTYLTLMILSTLLATTGLFANSSPVIIGAMILAPLMAPIISLSMGVARADEYLLIKSAKTLVIGIFMALLFSSIYTLFIPLEQITSEMQGRLNPNLLDLMVAIFSGIAGAYATSKEEVAKSLAGVAIAVALVPPLSVTGIGLGLGNIDVILGSFLLFITNLVGITLSATLTFMVLGYAPIKRAKKGIFYTSILMALITVPLFISFMQVVEKNDYMSKLNSIKTLEFNDKKIELNIKSLENKSTAIFLDIEVVSSKHLDLVNYNFIKQKLEEQVDKKIVLKIIPIIKIH from the coding sequence ATGTATAAAAAAGTCTATTTAATTACACAAGAAGAAGATAAGTCAAATATAGAAGATATAGTTGCTAATATAAAAGAAAAATATAATAGTGAAATATTAGAAATTCAAGCAAATCAAATGTTTGATATTGATGATAAAAATAAAAACTCTTTATATTTATTATATTTAGATGATACAAATATAAAACAGTTTTTTAAAAAATATCTCAATAGTAATATTTCAATTGGAATACTTCCAAATGATAAATGCTCAATTGCTGTAAAAAACTATGCAATTTCAAAAGATTTAGATGAAGCAATTGAGGATGCTTTTAATATTGAGCTGTTAAGTAGTATTGATATTTTAAAATGTAATGAAGAAATTGCATTTACAAGAATTTCAATTGGTGATATGCATGGTATGAATAGACTTGACTATAATAAAAACACAAGAATAGACAAAATAAAGATTTTTTTAAAAAACTTAAAAGAAATATCTTTTAGAAGTTATACCTTAACGACATCTAAAGATCACTCAATACAAACAGCAGCATCAGGAATTACGGTACTTGAGCATACAAGTGCCATTAGTGAAGATTCTGCAATACGGGATGAATTATCCATTCATGATGGTAAATTAAATGCATATATTTTAGCTCCAACTTCATTAATCTCCTATATTTGGTATTTAATATCAATCTTTTTTTATCAAAAAATATCTTTAATCTCATTACCAAAGAGTTTAGGGTTTATTAAAACAACTAAGCTTACAGTTACTTCTGATAAAGACTTAGGATATAAAATTGATAATATGGATTTTTATGAAGCTAGAACAATTGAACTTGAAGTAGTACAAGATTGCATAAATATACATTTAGGAAGACCTTTATTAGATATTGTAAAAAAAGATGAAAAACAATTAGAAGAAAAAGATGAAATAAAAATAAACTCTCTACCAAAAGCTGAGTTAAGTAGTATTTTAATAGGTGGAAAACTGCCTTTATTTAAAAAAGCAAGTGATGATGAATTTAAAGATTTATTAGTTAGTTTAAAAGATAGCGCAAGTTTTTCTTATACTTATTTAACTTTAATGATTCTAAGTACTTTATTAGCTACTACAGGGCTTTTTGCTAATTCATCACCTGTAATTATTGGTGCGATGATATTAGCACCTTTAATGGCTCCTATCATCTCTTTATCAATGGGAGTTGCACGTGCTGATGAGTATTTATTAATTAAAAGTGCAAAAACATTAGTTATTGGTATTTTTATGGCTTTACTGTTTTCTAGTATTTATACTTTATTTATTCCTTTAGAACAAATAACATCAGAAATGCAAGGAAGGTTAAATCCAAACTTACTAGATTTAATGGTTGCAATATTCTCAGGAATTGCAGGAGCTTATGCTACTTCAAAAGAAGAGGTTGCTAAATCACTTGCTGGGGTTGCAATTGCAGTTGCTTTAGTTCCACCTTTAAGTGTAACAGGAATTGGTCTAGGACTTGGAAATATAGATGTTATACTTGGTTCGTTTTTACTATTTATTACAAACTTAGTAGGTATTACATTAAGTGCAACATTAACTTTTATGGTTTTAGGATATGCACCTATTAAAAGAGCAAAAAAAGGAATCTTTTATACTTCAATTTTAATGGCTTTAATTACAGTACCTTTATTTATTTCATTTATGCAAGTAGTTGAGAAAAATGATTATATGAGTAAATTAAATAGTATAAAAACACTTGAATTTAATGATAAAAAAATAGAGTTAAATATTAAAAGTCTTGAGAATAAAAGTACTGCAATTTTCTTAGATATTGAAGTAGTGTCAAGTAAACATTTAGACTTAGTAAACTACAATTTTATCAAACAAAAATTAGAAGAACAAGTAGACAAAAAAATAGTTTTAAAAATTATACCAATAATAAAAATACATTAA